The DNA window CAATCACCCGGCCACCACCGGCACGACCGCCTTGCTGGGCATAATCCCAGGCGGTTTTCAGCTGGTCCGGGCTGCGGATCAGACTTTGGCCCTTGCCGGAAGAGCTCATCACCGGCTTGATAATGCACGGGTAGCCGATTTCGTCGACCGCCTGGCGGAAAGCGGTTTCGCCGTCGGCAAAACGGTAACTGGAGGTCGGCAGGCCAAGGGTTTCCGCCGCCAGACGGCGGATGCCTTCGCGGTTCATCGTCAGGCGCGTTGCCTCGGCGCAGGGCACCACGCGGTGTCCTTGCTGTTCCAGCTCAACCAGCATGCTGGTGGCGATGGCCTCGATCTCCGGCACGATATAGTCAGGACGTTCCTGCTCGATCACGGCCTTCAGCGCGTTGCCATCGAGCATGTTAATCACGTGGCTGCGGTGCGCCACATGCATGGCAGGGGCGTCGGCATAGCGATCTACGGCGATGACTTCGAGGCCCAAACGCTGGCATTCGATAGCAACTTCTTTACCCAGCTCGCCGGAGCCGAGCAACATAACGCGGGTGGCGGACGGGCGCAGGGCGGTTCCAATAGTTAACATAGTCTCGTACCTGGATCTGTGGAGTGTAATGCGGTCGGATAATGGCCCGGCAGTATATACGAAAACGTTTGCGTATGCAGCCGGAGGCTATTGAACTGCCGATGTGTTGGCCAAAAGCCGCAGTTGGCGGCTTTTTTTATGCGTGAAATCCGTAATCCACCCTATCTCTGTTATCATCTGCGGCTGATTCGGTGCTGCCCTGAGCGCGCCGCCATTCCATTTGCCATAAAGAGTTATCGCCGTGAGCACAGTATCTTTTTCTTCCCTGCCGCTGCCAGCCGAACAGTTGGCCAACCTCAACGAACTGGGGTATGCCGAAATGACACCGGTGCAGGCCGCCGCACTGCCCGCCATCCTGAATGGGCAGGACGTACGTGCCAAAGCAAAAACCGGCAGCGGTAAAACGGCGGCGTTCGGCATCGGTCTGCTGGACAAAATTAACGTAGCTCAGGTGGCCGCGCAGGCGCTGATCCTGTGCCCGACGCGTGAGCTGGCTGACCAGGTGAGCAAAGAATTGCGCCGTTTGGCGCGCTTCACCCAGAACATTAAAATTTTGACCCTGTGCGGCGGTCAGCCGATGGGGCCACAGCTTGACTCGCTGGTGCACGCGCCCCATATCGTGGTGGGGACGCCGGGGCGCATTCAGGAACACCTGCGCAAGAAAACGCTGGTACTGGATGAACTGAAAGTGCTGGTGCTGGACGAAGCTGACCGCATGTTGGACATGGGGTTCGCCGATGACATCGATGACGTGATCAGTTACACGCCGCCGCAGCGCCAAACGCTGCTGTTCTCGGCAACCTATCCGAGCGGTATCGAACGCATCAGCGCCCGCGTGCAGCGCAGCCCGTTAAATGTGGAAGTGGACGACGGTGAAGAACAAACCACCATCGAACAACGCTTCTATGAAACCACCCGCGATCAGCGTCCTGCGGTGCTGGTGTCGGCAATCCGCCATTACCAACCTTCTTCCTGCGTGGTGTTCTGCAACACCAAGCGCGACTGTCAAAGCGTGTATGAAGCGCTGGAGTCTCGCGGCATCAACGTGCTGGCGCTGCATGGCGATCTGGAACAGCGCGATCGTGACCAGGTGCTGGTGCGTTTTGCCAACCGCAGTTGCCGGGTGCTGGTGGCAACCGACGTTGCCGCACGCGGCCTGGATATCAAAGAGCTGGAGCTGGTAGTCAACTACGAGCTGGCATTTGATCCGGAAGTGCACGTACACCGCATTGGCCGTACCGGTCGTGCCGGTTTGAGCGGCAAGGCGATCAGCCTGTGTACACCGCAGGAAATGACGCGTGCACATGCCATTGAAGACTATTTGCAAACCAAGGTTAAGTGGGCGCCGGTGTCTGAGCTGAGCGGGGCGGGGAATACCACGCTGGAAGCCGAAATGGTCACCCTGTGCATCGACGGTGGTCGCAAGGCCAAAATCCGTCCAGGCGACATTCTCGGCGCATTGACCGGCGATGCCGGGCTGACGGCGGCGGAAGTGGGCAAGATCGACATGTTCCCGGTACATGCCTATGTGGCGATCCGCAAGGAAAGCGCCCGCAAGGCACTGCAACAGCTTCAGCAGGGCAAAATCAAGGGTAAGAACTGCAAGGTGCGGTTGTTGAAATAAGTCGCGTCAGGGGTGCGCTTGCATCCCTGCGTAAAATCACCTTATACTGTATAAAAATACAGTATTCTAACCTTTGAGGAATGCACACATGGCCGTTGAAGTTAAATATGTGGTGGTGAGAAACGGTGAGGAAAAGATGACTTTCGCAACCAAGAAAGAAGCCGACGCTTACGACAAAATGCTGGATCTGGCAGATAGCCTCGGTGAATGGCTGCAGCAGTCACCCCTGACCCTGGATGATGAGCAGCGTGAAGGGCTGAGCTTCTTCCTGGCGGAGAATAAAGACGTGCTGGGGCAAATTCTGCGCGGCGCAGCGCCGACAGAAGCGCCTAAGAAATCCGCCAAAGTGAAAACGGAAAAACCTGTCGCTACCACTAAAGAGGGATCTGCGTCAGAAAAGCAGGCAGCATAATGACTTATGTTGCGGCAATGTGATGAAAAAGGATCTAGAATGAGCCGTGAAATAACTTTCTTCAGCCGCTTTGAGCAAGATATTTTGGCCGGGCGCAAGACCATTACCATTCGGGATGCCAGTGAATCCCACTTTCAACCCGGTGAGGTCTTGCGCGTTAGCCGCAATGAAGACAACGTCTTTTTCTGCCAGATTGAAGTGCTGTCAGTCACGCCGGTGCGCCTGGACGGGTTAACCGAGCAGCATGCCCGGCAGGAGAATATGTCGCTCAGCGAACTGAAGCAGGTGATCAAGGAAATCTATCCGGGGCTGGATGAGCTGTTTGTCATCACCTTCGCCAAACGCTGATCTGTTGCCAGGCCAGTTGTGAGCCAAGGGCCAGTGCCTGCGGATAGCGTTAATCACAACTGGAGGGAATATGAAAACAACGGGACTGAGTTTGGCGGTAGCGCTGTTGGCCATGGCGGGGTTAACCACCACGGTGCAGGCACAGGAGCAACGTAGCGCCAAAGTCGTGCAATGCGCGGGTCTGCAACCGGCGGACGTTGCCGCTCAGGTGAAACGCGATTTTCTGCAAAACCGTATCACACGCTGGGAATCGGATAAAAAACTGCTGGGCACGGCCACCCCGATCGCCTGGATCAGCCCGGAAGCCATTACCGGTAAAGATGCCGTCTGGCAGGTCCCTTTGACGGTTCGCGGCACCAAACAGGATAAAACCTATCATGTGATCCTGGACTGTAACGCCGGTAAGATTACCTACAGCGAACCACAGTAATTACATAAATTTCAGGCGGTATTGCGTATAGCTTGCCCAACTGAAAAGACTCAGCCCGCCTTATCAGCGGGCTTTTTGTTTTAAACCGTCGGCCTTAGTCGGTGAACGGGATCACTAATTCACCCGGTTTCACTTCCAGTCCTTTCGCCAGTTTCTTGGCCATCGCCTCGGTTTTACTGTTATCCGGGTTCAGCACGTAGGCCGGCTTTTGGTCGAAGTAGGATTTCAGCGACTGATTCAGGTAAGGCGTCAGCGCTTTCATCACCGTCTGCATTTTCTCTGGCTGCACGCTATAGTCGGTCAATTCCATATCCTTCAGGAATACCGCGCCTTGCTCGCGGTCATAGACCGGCTGTGCCTTCAGCGTCAGCTTCAGATCCGCAGTCTGCGGGCCAAGGATCGAGGTAATGTTCACTTTCGCATCGCCGGAAAGGGTGACCTTGCCAGGTTCACTGCGGCCGATTTGGCTCTGCAACTGCGTCAGCACGATATTGGCGTCCAGTAATCCCGGCACGCCGATCTGCTTCTGGTAATCGTTATGCTTTTGCAGGTAGTCGTTCACTTCCTGCTCGCTAAGTGTGTATTGGGTCAGTTGGTTGCAGCCGACCAATGCGCCAACAAATGCCAGGGCTGCCACACCCATTAGGATCTTTTTCATAAGTACTCACGTGTTGGGGGCGTAGCTATCTGCCCCGATTGACATGGCCGCAGTATACCGCGACCCTTCCAGAACATGGGATAATATTGATAATGCGCGGAAAACTTGTCATGACCTATCGGATAACGCCGAAACTGTTCAGCGCCGCAAACGCAATGCCAGCAACAGTACTCCCCCCAGACAGGCTAACCCGCCCAGTGCCGGAAACAGCGGAATGCCCCACAACCGCACCGAGGATTGCATCAGGTAGGGTGCCAGGCCCAGCGTGAAGGCGGCGGTCACTATGGCAATGGCCAGCGTGACGGCAGCACGTTCCAGCGCCTTGCTTAACTGACTGATGTTCTTGAGGTTGATATCGGCGCTGATTTGCCCGCGTTTTAGTCGGCGCATCAGCAGACGGAGGGTCTGCGGAAGTTCTTCGCCCGCATCCAGCGCTTCACCACCTAGCGCCAGCATCCGCCGACGCACAGCCTCAGGGGTGTAACGCTGCAGCATCACCTGTTGCAGCATGGGTTTCAGGGTGGCGATGATGTCGAAATTGGGATCCAACCGGTGCAATACGCCGTCTGCGGTGATTAACGCCTTGAACAGCAACACCAGATCCGGTGGCAGCGCCAACTGATGTTCACGCGCCATCACCAGCAGATCGGTCAATGCCTTACCCAGCGTCAGGGTTGCCGAAGCCTGCTTATCGAGAAAGTTTTGCGCCGCCAGTTCCAAATCCAGCAGATCCAAAGGATCGCTGTCCGACCAGGCGATCAAGGTATTGACGATACCGCCGGACTCCCGCTCGGCAATCGCCTGCAGCAACAGCAGTAACTGATTGCGCCGCCGTTCGGAAAGTTGGCCGACCATACCGAAATCGATAAAGCCGACGCGATTATCCGCTAACGCCATCAGATTACCCGGGTGCGGATCGGCGTGATAAAGCCGGTGCTCCAGCACCATTTTCATAAAGGCCTGTGCGCCGCGCTGTGCGAGAAGTGGGCCATCAAAACCGGCGGTTGCCAATTGCTGTGGATTTTCCGGCGCGATGCCGGGCAGAAACTCCTGCACCAGCAGACGTTTTGACGACCATTGCCAGTAAATTTTCGGTATTACTACCTCGGGCTGTTGAGCAAATTGCTGAGCCACCCGTTCACAGTTATTGCCTTCGTGAGTCAGGTCCAGCTCATGATTAAGCGCGGTTGCCAGCGCTCGTACCATCTGACGTGGCCGATAGCGGGCCAGCGCCGGGCTTTGTTGTTCCACGGTTTCCGCCAGATAGGCCAGCAGGCGCAAATCGGCGTGAATGGTTTTTGCCAGACCGGGGCGTAATACCTTGATCACCACGGCTTCACCGCTGTGCAAACGGGCGCGATAAATCTGTGCCATCGATGCGGCGGCCAGTGGGGCTTGATCAAACTCGGCGAACAGGTGGTGTGGGTCACCGCCCAAATCGGCGGTAATCTGCGGCGCCAGTTCGCTCCAGGCCAGGGTTGTCGCCTGGCTGTGCAGGCGATCCAGTTCGTCGGTCCAGCTTGAGTCCAACAGGTCTGAGCGAGTAGCCAGGATCTGGCCGAATTTAACAAAGGTTGGCCCCAGCGCTTCCAGTGCGGCACGCAAGCGTTGTGGCAAGGTTTGGTTATCTTGCGGTTCACCGCCGCCTTCACCGCCGCTTAGCAGGGTGCTCAGGCCCAGCAGGCGAATGACATCCTGCAGGCCGTAGCGGATCAGCACCGCGGATATTTCTTTCAGCCTCGCCCGATCGCGGGCGGTAACCAGCACCATTTTCAACATTTGCGCGCTATATCCTTATTGCGGGGGATCACTGTTCCATATCGAACAGCAGTGGAATATCACTGCGCTGCGCCATCCGGTTACGATAGGCTTCGATGTTATCCGGCAGCGTAAGCCCGGCGACGATCGACAGCGAACGCAGCAGTGGGAACAGGTGAATATCGTCTTCCGACAGGGTACCGTTCACGGCATCAGGGGAGGCTATCAGCCGGAAAGCACCTGGAGATCGGCTTCCAGTTGTGCGATCAGATCGGCGCTGTCGGCAAGGTGCGTGGAGAAATCACCGATTGAAGCCTGCTTTTTGTCGGTAAAATACTGACGCGCTGCTGCTGTGGCGAACTCTTCGAAATCCGCGTTGGCGAAGCGTGGCAGCAGCAAATTGAGGCTGTAGCTACCGACCCGTTGTAGCCATTCGGCGATCGCCGGGTTGGTTTTACCGGTCAGCAGGGGGTTACCGTCGAGTTGGTCGACGTAATGCACGATATCCATGCTTTCCGGTAGGTAACTGCCGTCGTCTTTTTGCAGAATGGGGGCCATTTTCTTGCCAATCATGCCGATCGGCGTCGCTTCATCATCGTTGAGCAGAGTGACCAGGCGGACGGGCAGATTTTTCAGGCCAAAAATCATACGGGCTTTAACGCAGAATGGGCAATGATCGTAGATAAACAGTTTCATGCTTGCTCCGGTTGTCAGGTTTTAACAGCAATAGTTATCACAGCATACTGAGGCTGTCGCGAAGAGTTCTTGTTGGAAGGTGCGTTATTGTTGAATGGCCCGCGCTAAGTACGCGGGCCAAAGCAGGCGTTATTTTTTGGTTGGAACGGAATTGATCACTTCTATCAGGTGGATACGCGCCTCTTCCAGATCGATTTTATCCCGTTCGTTGCTGGCGTTGACTATCTGCAACTGTTTGATGATGTCGCTCTTCAGGTTGGCATCTCCAGCAATGATATGGCCAGTGCTTTTTCTACCAGAGTTGAGCGCGCGTACAGCATGCGCAGGTTCAGTACCATGTGCTCCAGTAACTGCGGTAATTTTGATTCATCGGTCATCGCCAACTTCTCCTGTTTATGTTTTTACTATCAGGATAGCAGCTATGGGAAATTCGGCTGATTTTCTGGCAACTTAGAGAGAAAATTAGCCGCCGGGGGCAACTGCCGGTGCGCTGCTGCGCGGGTTGAACTGCCAGTAAAGTGCAAACAGGGTAATAAAGCCTACGATACCCAGCAGTATCCACGGCAGTTCCGGCATGTTCATCGAGTGGCCGGTGTCGTACATCCAGCCGCCACCGGTGTAACCCAGTGCGCCGCCCAATGCCAGCCCCAGGCGGCTGAACCCCATGTAACTGCCGCGTGCGCGGGGATCGGCCAGCGAGGCGCTGAGGGTTTCACGCGCCGGTTCGGCGATGATGGAACCGAGATAGAAACAGCAGATCAGGGTAAAGACGCCCTGCAAGCTGGTTGCCAGCCCAACCGGCATCAGGCTGAGGGTCATCAGCAGCAGGCCGGCCATCAAGCGTTGCTCCAGCCGAAAACGTTTTTCACTCCAGCGAGCCAGTGGATACAGCAGTGACAGCGACAGCGCGGCTTCGATGGCATACATCCATTTTACCGCCGTGGGTGAACCGGCGATTTCATTGACCACGATCGGCAGCATCAGCATCACCTGTACCGACAGCATGTAGTAGCCGGTCAGCGTCAGCACGTAGGTCAGGAAACGGCGGTCGCGCAGTACGCGCATCATGCCTTCCTTCATTGGGGTGCGGACGGTAGAAATACGGTATGCCGGCAGCAGCCAGGCGTTCCAACCCGCGGCCAACACGAAAATGCCCGCGCCGACCCAGCAAACGAAGTGGAAATCATATTGCAGCAGCCAACTGCCGATCAGGGCGCCAATCACCGCCCCGGCACTGTCCTGCATCATTAACAGAGAGTAAAAACGGCCGCGTTCATGCGGACGTGTGAGCTTAATCACCAGCGCGGTGCGCGGTGGGTCAAACAAGGTGCCACCGAGGGCGGAAAGGGCGCAGGAGAACCACAGCAGCCAGGGCTGATCGGCCATTGCCATGGTGGCGAAACCGGCCGCGCGCATCAGCATGCCGGTGACAATCATCGGTTTGGCACCAAATCGGTCGGCGATTGCTCCGCCAAAAATCCCTAATTCCTGTTGGATTAATTGCCGTAAACCCAGTGCGGCACCGACCACCACGGCCGCCCAGCCAAGCTGATCGACAAAGCGAATCGAAATAAGTGGAAAGACTACAAAAAAGCCTAAAACCACTAACAGGTTATCGAGTAATAGAAAATACTTACCCAAGCTCCGAGCTTGCGATACCAGAGACATGCTTCACCACGAGCAATTAAGGGGGAGAGGAGTGCGACCACTCTAGTTTGTACCCATTCCCGGATTGCCGATAGGGGCGAGGAAGATAATATTTTTTTATCGTCAATACGTTACCTGCACGGCAAAACAGCACGAAAATAGCCGTAAAATGGTTAATCGCTTATTTACTGAGCTGCCGGGATTTTACCTCCGGGGCAGGCTACGGTTATATTAAATGAGGGTAAGTGCGGTTCTGCGCCGCTGTTTAAAAAATAATGGCCCAGGATAGGTTCGTCGCAGGATGAATATCCAGACGTGCGCCCAATAAATACTTCTTATCGAACCGTTCTGACCGCGGGGGAAATGATGTTTGGCTATCGCTCTGCATCACCAAAAGTACGCCTCACCACCGACCGGCTGGTTGTCCGTTTAGTTCATGAACGCGACGCCTACCGGCTGGCGGAATACTATGCCGAAAACCGAGCC is part of the Serratia quinivorans genome and encodes:
- the dbpA gene encoding ATP-independent RNA helicase dbpA, which translates into the protein MSTVSFSSLPLPAEQLANLNELGYAEMTPVQAAALPAILNGQDVRAKAKTGSGKTAAFGIGLLDKINVAQVAAQALILCPTRELADQVSKELRRLARFTQNIKILTLCGGQPMGPQLDSLVHAPHIVVGTPGRIQEHLRKKTLVLDELKVLVLDEADRMLDMGFADDIDDVISYTPPQRQTLLFSATYPSGIERISARVQRSPLNVEVDDGEEQTTIEQRFYETTRDQRPAVLVSAIRHYQPSSCVVFCNTKRDCQSVYEALESRGINVLALHGDLEQRDRDQVLVRFANRSCRVLVATDVAARGLDIKELELVVNYELAFDPEVHVHRIGRTGRAGLSGKAISLCTPQEMTRAHAIEDYLQTKVKWAPVSELSGAGNTTLEAEMVTLCIDGGRKAKIRPGDILGALTGDAGLTAAEVGKIDMFPVHAYVAIRKESARKALQQLQQGKIKGKNCKVRLLK
- the yceB gene encoding Uncharacterized lipoprotein yceB precursor — protein: MKKILMGVAALAFVGALVGCNQLTQYTLSEQEVNDYLQKHNDYQKQIGVPGLLDANIVLTQLQSQIGRSEPGKVTLSGDAKVNITSILGPQTADLKLTLKAQPVYDREQGAVFLKDMELTDYSVQPEKMQTVMKALTPYLNQSLKSYFDQKPAYVLNPDNSKTEAMAKKLAKGLEVKPGELVIPFTD
- the ubiB_2 gene encoding Probable ubiquinone biosynthesis protein UbiB codes for the protein MLKMVLVTARDRARLKEISAVLIRYGLQDVIRLLGLSTLLSGGEGGGEPQDNQTLPQRLRAALEALGPTFVKFGQILATRSDLLDSSWTDELDRLHSQATTLAWSELAPQITADLGGDPHHLFAEFDQAPLAAASMAQIYRARLHSGEAVVIKVLRPGLAKTIHADLRLLAYLAETVEQQSPALARYRPRQMVRALATALNHELDLTHEGNNCERVAQQFAQQPEVVIPKIYWQWSSKRLLVQEFLPGIAPENPQQLATAGFDGPLLAQRGAQAFMKMVLEHRLYHADPHPGNLMALADNRVGFIDFGMVGQLSERRRNQLLLLLQAIAERESGGIVNTLIAWSDSDPLDLLDLELAAQNFLDKQASATLTLGKALTDLLVMAREHQLALPPDLVLLFKALITADGVLHRLDPNFDIIATLKPMLQQVMLQRYTPEAVRRRMLALGGEALDAGEELPQTLRLLMRRLKRGQISADINLKNISQLSKALERAAVTLAIAIVTAAFTLGLAPYLMQSSVRLWGIPLFPALGGLACLGGVLLLALRLRR
- the yebF gene encoding Uncharacterised protein gives rise to the protein MKTTGLSLAVALLAMAGLTTTVQAQEQRSAKVVQCAGLQPADVAAQVKRDFLQNRITRWESDKKLLGTATPIAWISPEAITGKDAVWQVPLTVRGTKQDKTYHVILDCNAGKITYSEPQ
- the yqfB gene encoding ASCH domain; translated protein: MSREITFFSRFEQDILAGRKTITIRDASESHFQPGEVLRVSRNEDNVFFCQIEVLSVTPVRLDGLTEQHARQENMSLSELKQVIKEIYPGLDELFVITFAKR
- a CDS encoding DNA damage-inducible protein YebG; this encodes MAVEVKYVVVRNGEEKMTFATKKEADAYDKMLDLADSLGEWLQQSPLTLDDEQREGLSFFLAENKDVLGQILRGAAPTEAPKKSAKVKTEKPVATTKEGSASEKQAA
- the mdtH gene encoding Multidrug resistance protein MdtH, whose amino-acid sequence is MSLVSQARSLGKYFLLLDNLLVVLGFFVVFPLISIRFVDQLGWAAVVVGAALGLRQLIQQELGIFGGAIADRFGAKPMIVTGMLMRAAGFATMAMADQPWLLWFSCALSALGGTLFDPPRTALVIKLTRPHERGRFYSLLMMQDSAGAVIGALIGSWLLQYDFHFVCWVGAGIFVLAAGWNAWLLPAYRISTVRTPMKEGMMRVLRDRRFLTYVLTLTGYYMLSVQVMLMLPIVVNEIAGSPTAVKWMYAIEAALSLSLLYPLARWSEKRFRLEQRLMAGLLLMTLSLMPVGLATSLQGVFTLICCFYLGSIIAEPARETLSASLADPRARGSYMGFSRLGLALGGALGYTGGGWMYDTGHSMNMPELPWILLGIVGFITLFALYWQFNPRSSAPAVAPGG
- the grxB_1 gene encoding Glutaredoxin-2, translated to MNGTLSEDDIHLFPLLRSLSIVAGLTLPDNIEAYRNRMAQRSDIPLLFDMEQ
- the grxB_2 gene encoding Glutaredoxin-2, yielding MKLFIYDHCPFCVKARMIFGLKNLPVRLVTLLNDDEATPIGMIGKKMAPILQKDDGSYLPESMDIVHYVDQLDGNPLLTGKTNPAIAEWLQRVGSYSLNLLLPRFANADFEEFATAAARQYFTDKKQASIGDFSTHLADSADLIAQLEADLQVLSG